The nucleotide window CCGAGTTTACTCTTGACATGTATTTCGCCATTCATAATAGTAATAATTTTCTTTATCACGGCTAACCCCAATCCTGTCCCTCCGTATTTTCTACTGGTATCATTACTAACTTGAATAAAAGGATTGAAAATAGAATTAATTTTGTCGGATGGTATTCCAATCCCTGTATCTTTTACTGAGATCTCTACAAAATGATAACCATTTTCTTCTCTATCAAGTCGAATTTTTAGTTCCACCTTTCCTTTTAAATGATTAAATTTAAAAGCATTACTGACCAAATTGAATAATATCTGAGAGATCCGAATCGAATCACCAATAAAGACCGCAGGAACATTTTTATCAATTGAGACATTAAAATCGATTTCTTTTTCCCTCATTTGAATTGAAAAAGTATCGTAGATAAACTGCGCTAGTCCACGCAAATTAAACGGTTCTTGACGGAGTGTAATTTGTCCGGATTCTATTTTTAATAAGTCTAAAATATCGTTTATAATAACCAGGAGGATATCTCCGGAGATTTTGATCGAATCCAATTGCTTTTTAGCTTCGCTATCTAAAGAAGTATTTTTCAACAATAGATCGGTAAATCCCAAAATTCCGTTAAGCGGTGTGCGAATTTCATGACTCATATTTGACATGAATTCATCTTTTACCCTTACCAATTGATTAGAACGTTCTTTTTCTTCAACTAATTTTTTATTGATTACTTCCAACAAATTTTTGGAAACCATTACAGCTTTTAGTTCTTCGATATAGGTATTAAACCCCATACAAAAAACATCTAATTCGTCTTGTGCATCAGAAATTGGGAGTTTATGGAAAAAATCACCTGCATAACAATTTGAAATATGATCAATGATAAGATCAGTCCTATTCTTTTTGGACTCCATTTTTTCTGATAAAAATAGTAATTCCTTGTAAACATCATCCAAACGACCACCATTCGTGATTTGTACATGAAATTCATCTGCATTGATTGAACGAACCAGAGCTAATATTTCTTTCAGTTTAGTCATCTAATAGTTTTATACTTAGTTTTTCTGATAATCAAACTCAATTACATCAATATTTATGACATTCCTTTTTAAAGAAACTATTGGCTTTTTACACCATGAAAAACAACAATGAATTTTGTCAGATAAAAATTCACATTAGTAATTCAAACCTATAACAATTCTAATTTTAACAATAATAAGTCAATCTTCAAAGTAATATTACATTTCTAAAATCATGATACAAATATTACTATTCCTTATTCTAAATATCGATCCTTAATGCATTATCATTTTTTCTTCTCGACAATCAACATACTCGATAATTTTAATCAACGATAAAGATTCCTAATTATTGATCAAAATTTAATTCATGTATTTTTTATTACTTCATGACAAATTTTGATTTTTCGTCTCCTTTATCCTGGCCTATTCTTTACTCAATCCATTTAGCCAATTAACTGCATCCTTTTTATTGGTAAACCCTTTTAAAGGAACAATAGGATTTTTCAATATCATGAATGTGTTCAGAATGAATTTTGTTACATGAGAATTTAATAGAATTGCACAACCATATAAATACTCTTGCCCTTTTTTTTCGGCATAATCACGTGCATGTATATCATAGGATCTAATTCCATTAAAATCATAACACCAGTATTGCTTTTTACCTCCTGATATTTGATGTCTTAGATTGATTATTTCTTTGATATTTTCAAGTGTTCCTTCTGTAGGTCTTTTAAATTGAGAATATAAAATATCGTTTTCAAACCAAAATTTAATAAATTCATTTTCTAATTTGTTCATAATCAATATTTATTGTTTTTAACGTATCTTATTGCTATTTAGTACGTATATTAGAATACGATTCAATTAATTCTAAATTATAAGTTTCATCGACTTTCAAGAAAGCATATAATGGAATTGTCTCTGCCAGATATTTTTGTTTTTCAAAATCAGCAGTTAACCCTAAATAGGTAATTTTTTTATTAAGATCATTTCCTCTTTTTACCATTTGAAACATGGCTTGCTTGTAAACATGATGGGTGTCAATATAATTATAGTCCAAACCAACAATCAATGGTGAGTAGTGATCATAGCCAATATATCCAAAAACAACTGCAATGAGTAGATCGTTCTCTTTCAAACGAATTTCAATGAATTCCCATTCTGGATACTTGCAAAGAACATGAGGTAATTTTTTCGGATATGAAAAAAAATTATATGAATAGTTCACATTTTTAACATTCGAAAACAAATCAAAATATTGAGATGCTTCCTCGTCTGTTATTTTATTTTTAGTTCTAACATCAAACTTATCAAGATGCCTAATAGCATATTGCTTAATATTATTTCTTTTTTTACTTGATTTTATCAATGCCATCAAATCTGTAGTCGTTTCCCATTTGGGGTTTTTTATAATGTTAGTGTTTGGCATTTTTATTTTAGCATAACCTTCATCCTCTAAAATTGAATTCAAAATATTGTCTTTATTGAAATCTCTAAAAATGACGGTTGAAGCTTCAATTTCTTTTTTAGTTTTTGCAACAAATTTAAATAAGGAATTAATTGCGTTTCTCCATTCAGCATGCTCCGAATCTAAGTAGATAAAGTCCCCTTCTGCAAACAAAGATCCCATTGCCAATGTTTTTGAACACAAATAAAAAGGATTTGTTTTACGAACTTCTTCTATATTTTTAGACACATTTTCTTGTGACAGCATATCATCTTTGTACAAAGCTCCAGTAAAGAATGTAGCCAATACAATGTTTTCATTTTTGTCTTTAACTATAAGATAGTGAAAACTCCAGTTCTCTTCCAATTTTTCATTATTAGAAAAAATCTCTTCCATACATTGCATTCCCGAATGACTTATATTTCCTCTATCTTTAAACATCTTGTTCCAAATTCCCGGATTGATGTCTTGTATTGCAGTATATTCTTCACTAATTAAATTAGAGTCTGTTGCTGTGTTATTGCTTAGTATAGTTCCCTGTATTCTTTCAACAGAATAACCAAACTCTTCATAAACTCGTTCAACGCTATCCCCTTCTTCTTCAATAGCTTTTGGCAAATGATATTCCATAACATCAGTAAACAAGTCAATATCTTGTTTTGTATTATGTCGTGTTAAGGTAAACCGCAAGCCTGATTTATCATTAGGGACAACAGGAAAAATAGCAGTATTTACATAAATGCCTTCTTGTAAAATACGATGAACAAAATTTCTGGTTACTTTATTTAAACCTCCACCGATAAAATAAATTGGTGAATCGGGAGAGGAAATATTGGTCAGATTTTTTTCTGCCAATCTCTTATTCATATAATCCATTAATTCTCTTAATTCTGCCTGATACTTATAAATATCACTTGACAAATGAATTTTAGCAGAAGCAATTGCCGCACCAACATTTGCAGGCGAGAGAGGGTGAGAATAGCTTAGAGGTCCCCCAAAAATATCTACTTTTCTATACATTTCAGGATCAGCAAATATTGCTGTACCGCCAACACATCCAAAACCTTTGGCTAGCGTAGATATCAAAACAATGCGATTGTTTACTCCTAACTGATTGTAAATATGCCCAGCTCCATTTTTACCTTCCCAAGCCATTCCATGTGCATCATCGAAGTATAAATTCAGTTTAGGGTATTTATTGAGCATTCTTTTTAAAACGCTTGTATTCGGTAAATCACCGTGCATAGAATAAACTCCATCAGCCATGTACCAAATCCGATGGTACTGATTGTAGTTTTCCTGGATCATCTCCTCTAACATTAAATAATCAGAATGCCGAACCATTTTTACATCTGTGCCTTGCAACTTCATGTTTTTGCATGGAAATTGAACACTGAAATGAACCTGTTGATCCAGAATAATTAAGTCATCTGGTTTTATAATTGTACTTATAACTGAAATATGTGCATTTGAAGTTGAAGTATAGCAAATCACTTTATTGCCATCAAATATCTGAGACATTAACTCCTCCAACTCCTGAATGTAGGTGGGACGCACATATGCCCTGGACATGGATAATTGGGTACCAAATTTTTTTGTCAACTGAATTGAATTGGCTATTAAATCTGGATGAGTTTCTAACCCCATATAACCGCAGGTTCCAAAATTAATGAGTTCATTTCCATTGATTGTAAATTTCGTTCCATCGAAATGTTGTTCTTCGGAATTGATATGCATGATGCCTTTTTCCTTAGCTGAAGTCCAAACACTATCAACAACATCCAGATAATTATTGTGGTTAATTTTTGCCAAAATTTCAAGTATTTAATTAAAACTATACTACATTATATGATCTAATGCACCTATTAAAACTTTAAACTATGAAAATAAAAAAGGAAATATATTTATTACAAAACAACACTACAATACGATAAAAAATAAGGAATTCACTCAAAGTTAAGAAATTAAATGTAAGAAACAACGACTTTTCAATATTTCTTCATTTTACTTAATTAGTAAAGTATTATAAAAAAATCAAATTAGTCAACAGGAGATACTCAACAATTCTTAATTTGCAATACGAGCGGTTGACCAATTTGAACTTACAATTTCGAGCTGGAATACAATTTAAAGTTGAAAAAATAATATATTGTACTATTAAAAAATGTTGCTTACACAAATAGTGAACAAAACATTCTAATTTTTTTGGGTATTTATAAAATTAATAAGAGAAACCGAATAATTATTGAGATTAGAAAATAAATAATGGTTTTGATTTCCTACATTTGTTATAAATGTAAAGCTTATGGATTTAGAGCAATGCCTACAGGAAATTGACGACAGAAGCTATTTGCTTGGGAGTATTTTAATGCATCCTGCAAACAAATTTAGAATAAAAATAGATTCTTTTGTACCGTTTTTAACAGAAATGGGTTATCACATTCAATGTAATTATTACAAGGAGCTAACCAAAAACATATTTGCAGGGGAAATGCATACCGCTAAATTAAGTGATGTTTTAAATTATTATATTTATTGCTAACAAAAGTTGATAGCTATTGCATATTTGGCTCTAGTGGATCGACCTTAAAAAATCTGCATAAAGATTGATCATAGAACCGTTTTATTTTTATTATTTAATATCATGCAGTCTCCCCCACCCTATCTTGATTTCATACACTATCCATGCCTTTGAGTAGGCTTTGAGTAGCTTCAAAAGGACAAGACAGACGCATTTGATTTGAGAAAAAGAGCTATAACTGAAACAGTTTTTGATCAATTAAAAAATATTTTTCGAGTCGAGCATTCCAGAAATCGATCACAAACCAATTACTTTAACAAGATATTTTCAGCTTTAATTGCCTATAACTTGCCAATAAAGCCTTCTTTAAAAAACCACTTTGTTGATACTAAACACTTAATGCTTTTTTAATGATTTGTATCGAACTCACGTTATTTTAATTAACCCAAATATTAAAATTTTCATCAAAAATACAAGACAAAAGCTACAAATCCTCAGATTAAAAAAGATTCAAAGTCTGTGGATTTGTAGCGAAAAAATTATTCAAAGGTTAAAGGTCAAACCTCAATATTGTAAAAACATTTAAACTTACTTTATAGATAAATCATTAATTACTAAATTATAAATTTCAATACCTTGATTGGATGAGACTGAAATTTTGGTGAAAGGCTGTGTTGGGAAAAAGATTTCAGTCATTACTTTTTCACCATTATTATAAAATATTTCGATCGAAGTTTTATCTAATATTATTTTAAAAACAGCTTCTTTTTGAATTCCTTTCAAATTTGCTTTACTTATTACTGACGCAAATTTATCAGAAAAATCAATTCTTCCCGACTTAGAACGATCTACAAATAAATAACTATCTGATGAATTATTAATTCCAAAACTTAAAGATTCACCAGCTTTATTTGATAGCATAAAAATATAGTTATCTTGTCTTAGATTTTTTAAATTAAACTCAATAATTGCTTGTGTTAAATCTACTTTTCCACCCTCAACCAAAGTCAAACTTCCTTTTCCTTTTGCACTTTTCTTTGTCATTGTTTTAGAAATGTATTTATTAATTTCTTTTACAGGATTACTAATTAAGCTGTAATCATTTGCTTTTTTAATTAACTGAAGTTCACGAGGGATTGTGGTAGCGCTTCTCCATGGTGTTGTTGGCACTTTCTCTGCATAAGCCCAATTTGACATCCATCCAATAAATAATCGTCGGCCATCAGCATTTGGAATATTATTCCATGTGACACCCGCATAATTATCTTTTCCATAATCTAACCAAACTGCATTTTCTTCTGTAACTCTTTTAGCAAATTGCGGATCAAGCGTAAATGTTTTACCATCAAAATCTCCAACAAAATATTGCACACCGGATCCACCGTTTGCTCCGCCTGGATTCAAGTTTTGAATTAGAACCCATTTCGATTCATTAGTTCCTTGTACTTTTATCTGAAAGAAATCAGGACATTCCCAGACGCCACCATGTGCACCAATATTTTTTCCAAAATCGGATAGGTATTCCCAATTCTTAAGGTTTGTTGATTTATAAAACTGAGCTCTATCCTGCGCAGCCAAAATCATGATCCATTGCTGATGAGTTTCATCCCAAGACATTTTTGGATCACGGAAATCACGAATCCCTGAATTTTTGATTACAGGATTTCCTTCAAATTTTTTCCATGTAATTCCTTCATCAAGCGAATAAGCAATATCCTGTTGTTCTACATCTATTACATTTTGCTTTTCTTTGTCCGCATCATGCATAGTATATATTGCGATAATAGGTGCCTCTTTTCCATTTCCTAAACCAGAGGTGTTTTTCGTATCAACAACTGCACTGCCAGAAAAAATATATTTTTGATTATCTGGATAAAGGGCCATTGGTAACTCTTCCCATTTAATCATATCTTTGCTTACAGCATGTCCCCAATGCATAGGTCCCCATACATTATCATTTGGATAATACTGATAAAACAAATGATATTTTCCATTGCTGTAAAACATTCCGTTTGGATCATTCATCCAACCTTTTTTAGGAGTGTAATGAAAATTAGGGCGGTATAATTGTTCCTCTGTTGCCTCTTTTTTTAACACACCAGTTGCTTGCCCCATTGCAGAATAAGGTGTAAATCCTGCAAAAAGCATTAGGGTACCGTAAAAAACTAGCGATAAATGTTTCGTAGATTTCATTTTAATTTTGTTTTATTTTTATTAATTTTTCGCCTAATTTTCACACTTCAATCCCTTGCTTCCAGCCCGATACTATCTATAATCTAACGCATACCGAGCCAGAAACAGGAATATAATTTAGAAAAACTCTCTGCTAAAGTAGAATCTAACTTAATTTGATTGTTATAAATTAAAAATTGATTTACTCAAGCTGAACTATTACTTTTTCACAATCTTAATTGATTTTTCTTCAGTAGACATTTTTACATTCAAAATATAAACTCCTGAAGGATAACCTGTCAAATCAATACTATTCCCTTTAGTGTTGAATAATACATTTCCGAGTACATTACTTACGGAAAAAACAGCCGTCTTATCAGAATTTAAATAAAATATATCTTCAGAAGGATTCGGAAAAACCTGTATTTCATTGACTACATTGTCTGCACTTTTTTGTTTTAAACTTGAATTCTTAGCTGTTACATTGTTTTGCACAGGAATTTTTAAATTGTCAACGTTTAAATGCCCCCATCCATCTGTTGCATTGTCAACGACCGTTATATAGCATTGCACACCTATAAAATCTCTAGCATCAAAAAATTTCGGAAGATACTCTTCACTATTATTATTCTCTCCTGTCGCTTTCATTAGAATACTGCCATCAGACGCCCGGACTAAAGCCAAATACAGTGTGTTTATATCAAATCCACCCCCCAAGAGAAATGTAATTTTGCCATCGCCACCTAAATAGAAATTTTGAGTTCGAATACTTCCTATTTGGTTGTCTTCCCCCTCTTTAAATGACCAAAGATGATAGGTTCCATGCTGATTAAATGGACCTCCCCAACTCCAGCTTGTCACATTAGTGACATCAGCATTAGAGAAAGCATTACCAGTAACTGTCCAACCCGTCAGATCACCAGACTCAAAATCATAAGTCAAAAAATCATTTTGTTGCGTATTTCCCTTAACAGTAATTGTCGTCATAGCTTTAAAATTGCCATCAATAGAGGCAACAGTAATTATAGCATTACCAACAGCTATTGCCTGCACGAGCCCATTTTGGTCAACTGAAGCAACTCCTGAGTTACTGGAACTCCATGAAAGAGTTTTATTCGTTGCAGACGAAGGACTCACTACAGCAGTAATTTGTATACTACTCCCAATCAATAGTTCTGCATCGCTTTTATCGACAGTAACTCCACTTATATTTACAACAGAAGTAGTTTGAACGGGGATTCTGATATCATCTACATTTAAATGTCCAAAACCTTCTGTGGAATTATCAACGACTTTGATATAGCAGGTTTCATTTATGTATTGAGAAGCATCAAAAAAAGAAGATGTATATGCCTCATTATTCTTGCCTGTTTCTTTTAGTAAAACCACATTATCCGAAGCGCGAACCAATGAAATATATAAATTATTTAAATTTTGTCCACCGCCAATCAGAAAAGATATTTTTCCATCACCTCCTAATTTGAAATCTGCTGTCCTAATGCTACCAGTTTGTGAATCTCCCCCACTTTTAAAACCCCATAAATGATATAGCTTTTGCTGATTGAATGGAACACTACCCCAAAAAAAAGCATCCTGAGTAACATCAGCATTCGAGAAAGCATCACCAGTAACTGTCCAACCCGTCAAATCACCACTTTCGAAATCATATTGCAAATAATTTGGAGCCTCCGAAACAGTCAATTCACTTTGAGCCCAAAAGCCTCCATCTGTAGTTATTGCTTTTACTATTATATTTCCAATCGATTTTGCTGTTATCTTTCCGTTTTGATCTATTGTTGCTACAGCTCCATTTGAGGACGACCAAGTAACTGTTTTATCCAATGCATTCTCTGGAGATACTGTTGCGATAAGTTCTTTAATCTCTCCAACTTTCATCGAAACAGCAATAGGATTTATTACTATCCCCGTAACTTTTAAAGTTGGTAA belongs to Flavobacterium aquiphilum and includes:
- a CDS encoding aminotransferase class I/II-fold pyridoxal phosphate-dependent enzyme → MAKINHNNYLDVVDSVWTSAKEKGIMHINSEEQHFDGTKFTINGNELINFGTCGYMGLETHPDLIANSIQLTKKFGTQLSMSRAYVRPTYIQELEELMSQIFDGNKVICYTSTSNAHISVISTIIKPDDLIILDQQVHFSVQFPCKNMKLQGTDVKMVRHSDYLMLEEMIQENYNQYHRIWYMADGVYSMHGDLPNTSVLKRMLNKYPKLNLYFDDAHGMAWEGKNGAGHIYNQLGVNNRIVLISTLAKGFGCVGGTAIFADPEMYRKVDIFGGPLSYSHPLSPANVGAAIASAKIHLSSDIYKYQAELRELMDYMNKRLAEKNLTNISSPDSPIYFIGGGLNKVTRNFVHRILQEGIYVNTAIFPVVPNDKSGLRFTLTRHNTKQDIDLFTDVMEYHLPKAIEEEGDSVERVYEEFGYSVERIQGTILSNNTATDSNLISEEYTAIQDINPGIWNKMFKDRGNISHSGMQCMEEIFSNNEKLEENWSFHYLIVKDKNENIVLATFFTGALYKDDMLSQENVSKNIEEVRKTNPFYLCSKTLAMGSLFAEGDFIYLDSEHAEWRNAINSLFKFVAKTKKEIEASTVIFRDFNKDNILNSILEDEGYAKIKMPNTNIIKNPKWETTTDLMALIKSSKKRNNIKQYAIRHLDKFDVRTKNKITDEEASQYFDLFSNVKNVNYSYNFFSYPKKLPHVLCKYPEWEFIEIRLKENDLLIAVVFGYIGYDHYSPLIVGLDYNYIDTHHVYKQAMFQMVKRGNDLNKKITYLGLTADFEKQKYLAETIPLYAFLKVDETYNLELIESYSNIRTK
- a CDS encoding glycoside hydrolase family 32 protein; translated protein: MKSTKHLSLVFYGTLMLFAGFTPYSAMGQATGVLKKEATEEQLYRPNFHYTPKKGWMNDPNGMFYSNGKYHLFYQYYPNDNVWGPMHWGHAVSKDMIKWEELPMALYPDNQKYIFSGSAVVDTKNTSGLGNGKEAPIIAIYTMHDADKEKQNVIDVEQQDIAYSLDEGITWKKFEGNPVIKNSGIRDFRDPKMSWDETHQQWIMILAAQDRAQFYKSTNLKNWEYLSDFGKNIGAHGGVWECPDFFQIKVQGTNESKWVLIQNLNPGGANGGSGVQYFVGDFDGKTFTLDPQFAKRVTEENAVWLDYGKDNYAGVTWNNIPNADGRRLFIGWMSNWAYAEKVPTTPWRSATTIPRELQLIKKANDYSLISNPVKEINKYISKTMTKKSAKGKGSLTLVEGGKVDLTQAIIEFNLKNLRQDNYIFMLSNKAGESLSFGINNSSDSYLFVDRSKSGRIDFSDKFASVISKANLKGIQKEAVFKIILDKTSIEIFYNNGEKVMTEIFFPTQPFTKISVSSNQGIEIYNLVINDLSIK
- a CDS encoding ATP-binding protein, which produces MTKLKEILALVRSINADEFHVQITNGGRLDDVYKELLFLSEKMESKKNRTDLIIDHISNCYAGDFFHKLPISDAQDELDVFCMGFNTYIEELKAVMVSKNLLEVINKKLVEEKERSNQLVRVKDEFMSNMSHEIRTPLNGILGFTDLLLKNTSLDSEAKKQLDSIKISGDILLVIINDILDLLKIESGQITLRQEPFNLRGLAQFIYDTFSIQMREKEIDFNVSIDKNVPAVFIGDSIRISQILFNLVSNAFKFNHLKGKVELKIRLDREENGYHFVEISVKDTGIGIPSDKINSIFNPFIQVSNDTSRKYGGTGLGLAVIKKIITIMNGEIHVKSKLGTGSKFTTIIPLLKSTSDPFVFQPVISNNQETILANDDKVKVLVAEDNHINQLLMRTVLKKFNFDCTIVANGKLAIEALKNERFDIILMDLMMPEMNGFEATSVIRNLEDVEKKNIPIIALTAVVTGSDIDACISLGIDKYLSKPFESSELYKMIIELVQSNKT